A single region of the Podospora pseudopauciseta strain CBS 411.78 chromosome 1, whole genome shotgun sequence genome encodes:
- the HEM14 gene encoding oxygen-dependent protoporphyrinogen oxidase (COG:H; EggNog:ENOG503NXXR; BUSCO:EOG092621GY), whose translation MLATSQRCLARSQRLITSSHLSSSLRSSSPPRYSCLLSTTSVRRQSNHGDVDGLPTIFDRPPASVAVLGGGLTGLATAFWLAWWHPQMKITIYEASNRLGGWIDSEEVKVKGLTGEKGSVWFQRGARMVNPQHSRGPLYRYDDLAFYLLVTQLGLSEQLQNAPETEVMGKYIYYPDHLVQLPDKSMTLLEVWQTLRKEPLFEGLFPSLWSFGKTRLRQLFTSTLKPPTQDAHSKNELSVGEHFTKMFGRSDLVENVLSAVMHGIYGGDVWKLSVQRTPFWDVLKDGRYPRLPPAYTWLDTPDAELLNWVRGDACRELAEDHLTTSAHWFPSGLNELTDALVEFLKKRGNVTIRLGHRVTSMTYAAKADRVAIRTSKQPTPITYEKVISTLYAKTLADICSPGTLPSLEKSTATTIRVVNLWYPEPGLNHPHKGFGYLIPQSVPFQENRHFILGVMFDSDREWVPNPHRPGQYINRGKDTIRGTKLTVMMGGHYWDHLPPHEIPDEQTAIRYAKNAVARHLGFSRATNDTAVVSTKLCKDCIPQQLVGHRERMKAAHEELLAAFRGRVAVAGGSYQVPGVLPSIRAALDIARQIRGSFHWQAATRAVETKSITVGDTGLWRFAAPVRSMVRVDKSGFTALRGHDRRLAIIRRKRAESEREREV comes from the exons atgctcGCCACTAGCCAGCGCTGCTTGGCGCGAAGCCAACGCTTGATCACATCCTCTCATCTCTCAAGCTCACTGCgctcatcatcgccaccgAGATACAGCTGCCTTTTGTCTACCACCTCGGTCAGGAGGCAATCGAACCATGGTGACGTCGATGGGTTGCCGACCATATTCGACAGGCCGCCCGCGTCAGTTGCGGTTCTGGGAGGCGGGCTGACGGGTCTGGCGACTGCGTTTTGGTTGGCGTGGTGGCATCCGCAGATGAAGATCACGATATACGAGGCGAGCAACCGGCTTGGTGGGTGGATCGATTcggaggaggtcaaggtgAAGGGGCTgactggggagaaggggagtgTGTGGTTTCAGAGGGGGGCGAGGATGGTCAACCCGCAGCATTCGAGGGGGCCGTTGTATCGGTACGATGATTTGGCGTTTTATCTCCTG GTTACCCAACTGGGGTTATCTGAGCAGCTCCAGAACGCGCCTGAGACGGAGGTTATGGGAAAGTATATTTACTACCCTGATCATTTGGTTCAGCTCCCGGACAAGTCCATGACCCTGCTGGAAGTATGGCAGACTTTGAGAAAGGAACCGCTTTTCGAGGGGTTGTTTCCGTCGCTCTGGAGCTTTGGGAAGACGAGGTTACGGCAACTTTTTACCAGCACTCTCAAGCCTCCTACACAGGATGCTCACTCGAAGAACGAACTCTCGGTGGGGGAACACTTTACGAAAATGTTTGGACGCTCCGACTTGGTCGAGAATGTCCTTTCGGCGGTCATGCACGGCATCTATGGTGGTGACGTCTGGAAGCTGAGCGTGCAGAGGACGCCGTTTTGGGATGTCCTCAAGGACGGGAGATACCCCCGGTTACCTCCAGCGTACACCTGGCTCGATACCCCAGATGCCGAGCTGCTGAACTGGGTACGGGGAGATGCATGCAGGGAACTGGCCGAGGACCATCTCACCACTTCGGCGCATTGGTTCCCTTCTGGCCTCAACGAGCTGACGGACGCGCTGGTGGAGTTTTTGAAGAAGCGGGGAAATGTCACGATTAGGTTGGGCCATCGGGTTACGTCCATGACATATGCCGCCAAGGCGGACCGTGTCGCTATCAGGACGTCCAAACAGCCGACCCCGATCACGTACGAAAAGGTCATCTCGACGCTCTACGCCAAAACACTCGCGGATATCTGCTCCCCTGGCACCCTCCCCTCGTTGGAGAAATCAACCGCGACTACCATCCGGGTGGTGAACCTGTGGTATCCAGAACCAGgcctcaaccacccacacAAGGGCTTTGGATATCTCATCCCGCAATCTGTCCCCTTTCAAGAAAACAGACATTTCATCCTTGGGGTGATGTTCGACTCGGACAGGGAATGGGTTCCAAACCCCCACCGGCCGGGGCAGTACATCAACCGAGGCAAGGACACGATCAGGGGAACGAAACTTACCGTCATGATGGGGGGCCACTACTGggaccacctccccccgcATGAAATTCCCGACGAGCAAACTGCCATTAGATACGCGAAGAATGCTGTGGCGAGACACCTCGGCTTTTCGAGAGCGACGAATGACACTGCTGTTGTCAGCACGAAGCTCTGTAAGGATTGCATCCCTCAGCAGCTTGTCGGTCACCGGGAGCGGATGAAGGCTGCGCATGAGGAGTTGCTGGCGGCGTTTAGGGGACGGGTTGCTGTCGCGGGGGGGTCATATCAGGTGCCGGGGGTGCTGCCGTCTATTAGGGCGGCGCTGGATATTGCTAGGCAGATTAGGGGGAGCTTTCACTGGCAGGCTGCGACTAGAGCGGTGGAGACAAAGTCAATTACGGTGGGGGATacggggttgtggaggtttGCGGCGCCGGTGAGGTCGATGGTTAGGGTTGATAAATCGGGGTTTACGGCGTTGAGGGGGCATGATAGGAGGCTGGCGATTATAAGGAGGAAGCGTGCGGAGTctgagagggagagggaggtgtga